Proteins encoded in a region of the Triticum dicoccoides isolate Atlit2015 ecotype Zavitan chromosome 3A, WEW_v2.0, whole genome shotgun sequence genome:
- the LOC119272924 gene encoding CBL-interacting protein kinase 4-like — MNGRRKKSSGTPLLGKYELGRLLGRGTFAKVYLAHTVTGGEPVAVKVIDKAEVMGTEGMAPRVLQEVEAMRRLRHPGVLRLHEVLATRASIYLVMELAPRGDLQSRLAALPSHRFSEKAARRVFVQLTVALAHCHARGVTHRDLKPQNLLLDGAGNLKVSDFGLSALPDSFREDGRLHTACGTAAYAAPEVLRNKAYDGAKADAWSCGVTLFVLVAGRLPFDDANIPDMCRKACRRQYVVPPWVSPPTSRLLHRLLDPNPETRVAVEALAGTHPWFVKRSLSLDSHLDGLLDSQPERELAFPAPSVNAFDIISTSQWLDLSGMFGESRRSKEKRFVTTASPEQTLEQLGRAGRKLGYVVMVGKKGRECQRCPLGGLTISVEISELEPPLMLVEMRLEMDDGEVRVFSWDQLRVELGDGVVRAWDSSEDLQQV; from the coding sequence ATGAAcggcaggaggaagaagagcagCGGCACGCCGCTGCTCGGCAAGTACGAGCTCGGGCGTCTGCTCGGCCGCGGCACGTTCGCCAAGGTCTACCTCGCGCACACGGTGACCGGCGGCGAGCCGGTGGCGGTGAAGGTCATCGACAAGGCGGAGGTGATGGGCACGGAGGGCATGGCGCCTCGCGTGCTCCAGGAGGTGGAGGCCATGCGCCGGCTTCGCCACCCGGGAGTGCTCCGCCTCCACGAGGTGCTCGCAACTCGCGCCAGCATCTACCTCGTCATGGAGCTCGCCCCCCGCGGCGACCTTCAGTCCAGGCTCGCCGCTCTGCCAAGCCACCGGTTTTCGGAGAAGGCCGCGCGGCGCGTGTTCGTGCAGCTCACGGTGGCGCTCGCCCACTGTCACGCGCGCGGCGTGACGCACCGCGACCTCAAGCCGCAGAACCTCCTCCTCGACGGCGCCGGCAACCTCAAGGTCTCCGACTTCGGCCTCTCGGCGCTCCCAGACTCGTTCCGGGAGGACGGCCGCCTCCACACCGCCTGCGGCACGGCGGCCTACGCCGCGCCGGAGGTGCTCCGCAACAAGGCATACGACGGCGCCAAGGCCGACGCGTGGTCCTGCGGAGTCACGCTCTtcgtcctcgtcgccggccgccTGCCCTTCGACGACGCTAATATCCCCGATATGTGCCGGAAGGCGTGCCGCCGGCAATACGTGGTCCCGCCGTGGGTGTCCCCGCCAACGAGCCGACTGCTGCACCGCCTGCTCGACCCGAACCCGGAAACCCGCGTCGCCGTAGAGGCTCTAGCGGGGACGCACCCATGGTTCGTCAAGCGCTCCCTCAGCCTCGACTCGCACCTTGACGGCCTCCTCGACAGCCAGCCGGAGCGCGAGCTGGCGTTCCCGGCGCCGTCAGTGAACGCGTTCGACATCATATCCACGTCGCAGTGGCTCGATCTGTCCGGGATGTTCGGCGAGAGCAGGAGGAGCAAGGAGAAGCGGTTCGTGACGACGGCGTCGCCGGAGCAGACGCTGGAGCAGCTCGGCCGGGCGGGCAGGAAGCTCGGGTACGTGGTCATGGTGGGGAAGAAAGGAAGGGAGTGCCAGCGCTGTCCTCTAGGGGGGCTGACGATATCGGTGGAGATTTCGGAGCTGGAGCCGCCGCTGATGCTCGTCGAGATGCGGCTGGAGATGGACGACGGAGAGGTTCGAGTGTTTAGCTGGGATCAGTTGAGGGTAGAGCTAGGGGATGGTGTAGTTAGGGCTTGGGATAGCAGTGAGGATTTGCAACAAGTTTAG